A genomic window from Pecten maximus chromosome 4, xPecMax1.1, whole genome shotgun sequence includes:
- the LOC117326400 gene encoding variant surface antigen B-like, which translates to MGQKGTGMGKKGTGMGQIGTGMGQKGTGMGKKGTGMGQKGTGMGKIGTGMGKIGTGMGKIGTGMGKIGTGMGKKGTGMGQKGTGMGKIGTGMGKIGTGMGQKGTGMGKIGTGMGKKRTCTCLE; encoded by the coding sequence ATGGGTCAGAAAGGAACAGGTATGGGTAAGAAAGGAACAGGTATGGGTCAGATAGGAACAGGTATGGGTCAGAAAGGAACAGGTATGGGTAAGAAAGGAACAGGTATGGGTCAGAAAGGAACAGGTATGGGTAAGATAGGAACAGGTATGGGTAAGATAGGAACAGGTATGGGTAAGATAGGAACAGGTATGGGTAAGATAGGAACAGGTATGGGTAAGAAAGGAACAGGTATGGGTCAGAAAGGAACAGGTATGGGTAAGATAGGAACAGGTATGGGTAAGATAGGAACAGGTATGGGTCAGAAAGGAACAGGTATGGGTAAGATAGGAACAGGTATGGGTAAGAAAAGAACGTGCACGTGTTTGGAGTGA